Proteins from one Candidatus Dependentiae bacterium genomic window:
- a CDS encoding IS5 family transposase has protein sequence MISENIWNEIKNIIPEKKSKVGRPLKDPKIVLSGVFYVMKTGVQWHKLPDYYGRPTSVHGRFRTWVKSGIFNEILNKSIDVAIKQLGFPECFFNDTASIKAPFAKFGGKNPTDRAKNSVKKGIIIDWNRIILSILVEPANIHDSKLLLPHIENLKKFLNNKPKFMATDSAWDVKKLLSELVKSNRALHAAKNVRRNKLKKKIRPERGWTIEQVFDIQHWNRGIKFFWTKTKDSFLALCQFALVIHIFRLVGIFG, from the coding sequence ATGATATCAGAAAATATATGGAATGAAATCAAAAATATTATTCCAGAAAAAAAATCTAAAGTTGGCAGACCATTAAAAGACCCAAAAATAGTTTTAAGTGGTGTTTTTTATGTAATGAAAACGGGCGTACAATGGCACAAATTGCCAGATTATTATGGCCGTCCAACTTCTGTACATGGTCGCTTTAGAACATGGGTAAAATCAGGTATATTTAATGAAATTTTAAACAAATCAATCGATGTTGCTATCAAGCAACTTGGTTTTCCAGAATGCTTTTTTAATGATACTGCGAGTATCAAAGCTCCTTTTGCAAAATTTGGTGGCAAAAATCCAACCGATAGGGCTAAAAACAGTGTTAAAAAGGGCATAATCATCGATTGGAACAGAATAATTTTATCAATTTTGGTTGAGCCTGCAAACATACATGATTCAAAATTGCTTTTACCTCATATTGAAAATCTCAAAAAATTTTTAAACAATAAACCAAAATTTATGGCCACTGATTCTGCATGGGATGTTAAAAAATTGCTTTCAGAATTAGTAAAGTCAAACCGAGCATTACATGCTGCCAAAAATGTTAGACGAAATAAATTGAAAAAGAAGATTCGTCCTGAGCGAGGTTGGACAATCGAGCAAGTTTTTGACATTCAACATTGGAATCGTGGTATAAAATTTTTCTGGACAAAGACAAAAGATTCTTTCCTTGCACTGTGCCAGTTTGCTTTAGTAATTCACATTTTTAGACTTGTGGGAATTTTCGGATAA
- a CDS encoding glycosyltransferase family 2 protein gives MFLKFYLFIIFATLFLDAHALQRNSLEIVVVIPSYNNQQWYRGNLDSVLKQDYPYFKVIYINDCSTDNTQFLVESYIKEASLKNKIKLINNTTRKGALKNLYDTIHTCSDDKVIVTVDGDDMLSSPKVLEKIAQEYSNSNIWLTYGQYVTYPEKHLGYCEDFPEDICKVNAFRSCSWRSSHLRTFYAGLFKHIKKEDLLYKDQFFPMAWDLAFMFPMLEMSSKGHFKCIKDVLYVYNQSNILNDFKVDNKQQLFLEQIIRAKTPYQPLEELPFLKQK, from the coding sequence ATGTTTTTAAAGTTTTATTTATTTATAATTTTTGCTACTTTGTTTTTAGATGCACATGCTTTACAAAGAAATTCTCTAGAAATAGTAGTTGTAATACCTTCGTATAACAATCAGCAGTGGTATAGAGGTAATTTAGACTCTGTGTTAAAACAGGACTATCCTTACTTTAAAGTTATATATATTAATGATTGTTCTACCGATAATACTCAATTTTTAGTTGAGTCATATATTAAAGAGGCATCTTTAAAAAACAAGATAAAATTAATTAATAATACTACAAGAAAAGGTGCTTTGAAAAATCTTTACGATACTATACATACTTGCTCAGATGATAAGGTGATCGTTACTGTTGATGGTGATGATATGTTATCTTCACCTAAAGTTTTAGAAAAAATTGCTCAAGAGTATTCTAATTCTAATATTTGGCTTACTTATGGTCAATATGTAACTTATCCTGAAAAACATCTAGGTTACTGCGAAGATTTCCCTGAAGATATTTGTAAAGTTAATGCTTTTCGTAGTTGTTCATGGCGTTCATCTCACTTAAGAACTTTTTATGCAGGCTTATTTAAGCATATTAAAAAAGAAGACTTGCTTTATAAAGATCAATTTTTTCCTATGGCATGGGACTTAGCTTTTATGTTTCCTATGTTGGAGATGAGTTCTAAGGGTCATTTTAAGTGTATTAAAGACGTTCTGTATGTTTATAACCAAAGCAATATACTAAATGATTTTAAAGTTGATAATAAACAGCAGCTGTTTCTGGAGCAAATAATTCGTGCCAAAACTCCTTATCAACCTTTAGAAGAACTTCCATTTCTTAAACAAAAATAA